One part of the Dioscorea cayenensis subsp. rotundata cultivar TDr96_F1 chromosome 2, TDr96_F1_v2_PseudoChromosome.rev07_lg8_w22 25.fasta, whole genome shotgun sequence genome encodes these proteins:
- the LOC120280028 gene encoding miraculin-like has protein sequence MKLLFIPIILSIITIATADTISVLDTNGDVLNPGIEYYIVPGITDVAGGLTLASRNGSCPLSVAQAPRGGGDGFPVIFTPANPNAKTVNIGEDTNIAFSAVTICIQSTVWRLTGPDEVSKWFYVSTGGVTGNPGKNTLSNWFKIEQYMGVYKLVFCPGVCDVCRPVCGDLTIDVVGDQRWLALSRGSERAFPFMFKKA, from the coding sequence ATGAAGCTCCTTTTCATCCCTATCATCCTTTCCATCATTACCATAGCCACAGCAGACACCATCTCCGTCCTCGACACCAATGGCGATGTGCTAAATCCCGGCATTGAGTACTACATAGTGCCAGGGATCACTGATGTGGCCGGAGGGCTCACACTGGCAAGCAGGAATGGTTCATGCCCTCTCAGTGTAGCTCAAGCTCCCCGGGGAGGAGGTGATGGTTTCCCGGTGATCTTCACTCCTGCAAACCCTAATGCAAAGACTGTTAACATTGGAGAAGATACAAACATAGCATTTTCAGCTGTGACTATATGCATTCAGTCGACGGTATGGAGGCTCACCGGTCCCGATGAAGTCTCCAAATGGTTCTATGTTTCGACGGGAGGAGTTACCGGGAACCCGGGAAAAAATACATTGAGCAACTGGTTCAAGATAGAGCAGTACATGGGTGTTTACAAGCTTGTGTTTTGCCCAGGTGTGTGTGATGTTTGTAGGCCTGTTTGTGGGGACTTGACTATTGATGTTGTTGGAGATCAACGTTGGTTGGCTTTGAGCAGAGGCAGTGAGAGAGCATTTCCCTTCATGTTTAAGAAGGCATGA
- the LOC120279257 gene encoding miraculin-like, producing MKLIIFTFILSFVLSTKAVILDTDGNELKPNTEYYILPSATALCRRAHLRETTKNSSCAENVAEVWTLVSDTDTGKRFVKIGGVLGNPGNDTLANWFNIQEYMNGLYKLVYCPTVCETCKPACGYLGIVNDDDGGLWLAITDEPFACAFTKA from the exons ATGAAGCTCATCATCTTCACTTTCATCCTTTCCTTTGTCTTATCAACAAAGGCGGTGATCCTCGATACCGACGGCAATGAGCTAAAGCCTAACACAGAGTACTACATCCTCCCGAGTGCCACCGCTCTATGCCGGAGGGCTCACCTTAGGGAAACAACAAAAAACAGTTCATGTGCTGAAAATGTGGCTGAAG TATGGACTTTAGTCTCTGATACCGACACCGGAAAGCGATTCGTGAAGATTGGTGGAGTTTTAGGGAACCCTGGGAATGATACTTTGGCCAACTGGTTTAATATACAAGAGTACATGAATGGTCTCTACAAGCTTGTTTATTGTCCTACTGTTTGTGAGACATGCAAGCCTGCATGTGGATATTTGGGTattgttaatgatgatgatggggGACTTTGGCTTGCTATCACTGATGAGCCATTTGCTTGTGCTTTTACAAAGGCTTGA